A genomic region of Oncorhynchus mykiss isolate Arlee chromosome 2, USDA_OmykA_1.1, whole genome shotgun sequence contains the following coding sequences:
- the LOC110489572 gene encoding transmembrane protein 222, translating into MAQEADEIDIMINYHGGFEKIDRKNSRYPYCVVWTPIPILSWLLPFIGHMGICTSAGVIRDFAGSYLVSEDNMAFGRPTKYWKLDVDKVCGTGSAAWDKAVQDASEEYKCRPHNLCCDNCHSHVALALNLMRYDNRTSWNMVNLCLRSLIHGKHVSCVSFLKTWLPFLMLTGALVTFILTLNLH; encoded by the exons AATTATCACGGGGGTTTCGAAAAAATAGACCGGAAAAACAGCCGTTATCCTTATTGCGTCGTTTGGACACCTATTCCAATACTGTC GTGGTTGCTCCCCTTCATTGGTCACATGGGGATCTGTACTTCTGCAGGCGTGATAAGAGACTTCGCTGGATCGTActtagtgtct GAAGATAATATGGCCTTTGGAAGACCAACAAA GTACTGGAAGCTTGATGTTGATAAGGTGTGTGGCACTGGCTCAGCTGCCTGGGACAAGGCAGTGCAAGACGCATCGGAGGAGTACAAATGCAGGCCG CACAACCTCTGCTGTGATAACTGCCACTCCCATGTGGCCCTGGCCCTTAACCTCATGCGCTACGACAACAGAACGTCCTGGAACATGGTCAACCTATGCCTGCGGTCCCTTATCCACGGCAAGCATGTCAG CTGTGTGTCGTTCCTCAAGACCTGGCTGCCCTTCCTTATGTTGACTGGAGCCCTCGTCACCTTCATCCTAACGCTCAACCTGCACTGA
- the LOC110489581 gene encoding trophoblast glycoprotein-like → MHNLVILVLFGALLCAPHQCLECPSGCQCFAGTRTVKCVSKDLRSIPQDIPGYTRNVIITGHNIFRIGSETFQELKNVTTIILSNNRITEVASHSFSTLSYLRSLDMSCNHLTLIHPEALNIPGSPLKELNLSRSLYNYTSLTDLTIALRWGGLGGLLSLDLSGNRLVFLPPGMFSHLPSLQHLFLGNNSLASVYNGTFFGLRRLELLDLTRNSFRAFQGDALGELERLGQAPRILLSHNPYVCTCEIQDFAVWLKNSQAQVGDAEALTCASPWEFQDRPLRALGVQVIGCHATSPPLVGIRDEVGDLSLQTSYVLLGLVLGFVGMVFLFVLYLNRQGIKKWVVETRDACHEVLEGYHHRYEIDTDPRREYLSKDVRVEEKPPTNGSFGQAHSDNRLSQLPTDTCLVQIPSDTQVKPGSISVDL, encoded by the exons ATGCATAATTTGGTAATCCTTGTACTTTTTGGTGCGCTACTCTGTGCGCCCCACCAGTGCTTGGAGTGCCCATCAGGCTGCCAATGCTTTGCTGGCACGCGCACAGTGAAATGCGTTTCCAAGGACCTTCGCTCCATACCACAAGATATTCCAGGATACACAAGGAATGTGATCATCACAGGACACAATATATTCAGAATTGGATCAGAGACATTTCAAGAACTGAAAAATGTCACCACCATCATTTTGAGCAACAATAG AATCACAGAGGTTGCGTCCCACAGCTTCTCTACCCTTTCCTACCTGCGCTCCCTGGACATGAGCTGCAACCATCTGACTCTCATCCACCCTGAAGCCCTCAACATCCCAGGGAGTCCTCTAAAGGAGCTCAACCTTAGCCGCTCCCTCTATAACTACACCTCACTGACAGATCTCACCATCGCACTGCGCTGGGGAGGCCTAGGAGGGTTGCTCAGCCTAGACCTCTCCGGGAACCGCCTGGTCTTCCTACCCCCAGGGATGTTCTCCCACCTCCCTAGCCTGCAGCACCTCTTCCTTGGTAACAACTCCCTAGCATCGGTCTACAACGGCACCTTCTTTGGCCTGCGCCGCCTGGAGCTGCTTGACTTGACCCGCAACTCTTTCAGGGCGTTCCAAGGTGATGCTCTAGGGGAGCTGGAAAGGCTGGGGCAAGCCCCCCGCATCCTGCTGAGCCACAACCCCTATGTCTGCACATGTGAGATCCAAGACTTTGCTGTGTGGCTTAAGAATTCCCAGGCTCAGGTGGGGGATGCAGAAGCCCTGACCTGCGCCTCACCCTGGGAGTTTCAGGACAGGCCCCTGCGGGCGCTCGGGGTCCAAGTTATCGGATGCCATGCTACTTCACCACCTCTGGTCGGAATCAGAGACGAGGTGGGCGACCTCTCCCTGCAGACCTCCTACGTCCTCTTGGGTCTGGTGCTGGGCTTTGTGGGCATGGTCTTCCTCTTTGTGCTCTACCTCAACCGGCAAGGTATTAAAAAGTGGGTGGTGGAGACGCGAGATGCCTGCCATGAAGTGTTGGAGGGGTATCACCACCGCTATGAGATCGACACTGACCCACGCCGGGAATACCTCTCAAAAGACGTCAGAGTCGAAGAGAAGCCACCGACAAACGGTAGTTTTGGACAGGCTCACTCAGATAACCGCTTATCACAGCTACCCACTGACACCTGTTTAGTTCAGATCCCCTCAGACACACAGGTCAAGCCAGGCTCCATCTCGGTGGATTTGTGA